A genomic stretch from Malus domestica chromosome 15, GDT2T_hap1 includes:
- the LOC103401962 gene encoding GEM-like protein 1 isoform X1 has protein sequence MSDHKAAAAPPAPDHPPPPSHSQDYAPYPKLDLNDVAPPPHSETWTSVSIASEPPKSEGPPVQPPVPPPVSPPVSDPVVQAEARGPIPGDAATSMPAESNPYVATPAPPPPSSVKKSMDSVKDALGKWGKKAAEATKKAEDLAGNMWQHLKTGPSFADAAVTRIAQSTKVLAEGGYEKIFRQNFETVPEEQLQKTFACYLSTSAGPVMGTLFLSSAKLAFCSDDPLSYKVGDRTEWSYYKVIIPLHQLKAVNPSTSKVKAAEKYIQVVSVDNHEFWFMSFVHYDSAVKHLQEVVQPHPQSQPQSA, from the exons ATGAGCGACCACAAGGCGGCAGCTGCACCACCAGCACCTGAtcacccaccaccaccatctcaCTCCCAAGACTACGCTCCATACCCTAAGCTTGACCTCAATGACGTCGCTCCGCCTCCCCACTCCGAAACTTGGACCTCCGTCTCCATCGCCTCTGAACCGCCGAAATCGGAGGGTCCGCCGGTGCAGCCACCTGTGCCGCCGCCTGTGTCTCCACCGGTGTCCGATCCGGTGGTTCAAGCCGAGGCTCGCGGTCCCATCCCCGGCGACGCCGCCACCTCCATGCCGGCGGAATCCAATCCCTACGTTGCCACTCCTGCGCCGCCTCCCCCCTCCTCCGTCAAGA AGTCGATGGATTCAGTGAAAGATGCGCTTGGAAAATGGGGAAAGAAGGCTGCGGAGGCCACCAAGAAGGCTGAGGATCTTGCTGGCAACATGTGGCAACACT TGAAGACAGGACCGAGTTTTGCTGATGCTGCTGTGACAAGAATTGCTCAGAGCACTAAAGTACTGGCAGAAGGTGGTTATGAGAAGATCTTTCGACAAAATTTTGAGACTGTCCCAGAGGAGcaacttcaaaagacatttgCTTGCTACTTATCTACATCTGCTGGTCCAGTAATGGGAACTCTATTTTTGTCATCAGCGAAGCTTGCATTTTGCAGTGACGATCCTCTTTCATACAAAGTAGGTGACCGGACTGAATGGAGCTATTATAAG GTGATTATTCCGTTACATCAGCTGAAGGCAGTCAATCCATCAACGAGCAAAGTGAAAGCAGCTGAAAAGTACATCCAGGTCGTCTCTGTTGACAACCATGAGTTTTGGTTCATGAGCTTTGTGCACTACGATAGTGCTGTGAAACATCTTCAAGAAGTAGTGCAGCCGCACCCTCAGAGTCAGCCCCAGAGCGCATAA
- the LOC103401962 gene encoding GEM-like protein 1 isoform X2, with amino-acid sequence MSDHKAAAAPPAPDHPPPPSHSQDYAPYPKLDLNDVAPPPHSETWTSVSIASEPPKSEGPPVQPPVPPPVSPPVSDPVVQAEARGPIPGDAATSMPAESNPYVATPAPPPPSSVKMKDALGKWGKKAAEATKKAEDLAGNMWQHLKTGPSFADAAVTRIAQSTKVLAEGGYEKIFRQNFETVPEEQLQKTFACYLSTSAGPVMGTLFLSSAKLAFCSDDPLSYKVGDRTEWSYYKVIIPLHQLKAVNPSTSKVKAAEKYIQVVSVDNHEFWFMSFVHYDSAVKHLQEVVQPHPQSQPQSA; translated from the exons ATGAGCGACCACAAGGCGGCAGCTGCACCACCAGCACCTGAtcacccaccaccaccatctcaCTCCCAAGACTACGCTCCATACCCTAAGCTTGACCTCAATGACGTCGCTCCGCCTCCCCACTCCGAAACTTGGACCTCCGTCTCCATCGCCTCTGAACCGCCGAAATCGGAGGGTCCGCCGGTGCAGCCACCTGTGCCGCCGCCTGTGTCTCCACCGGTGTCCGATCCGGTGGTTCAAGCCGAGGCTCGCGGTCCCATCCCCGGCGACGCCGCCACCTCCATGCCGGCGGAATCCAATCCCTACGTTGCCACTCCTGCGCCGCCTCCCCCCTCCTCCGTCAAGA TGAAAGATGCGCTTGGAAAATGGGGAAAGAAGGCTGCGGAGGCCACCAAGAAGGCTGAGGATCTTGCTGGCAACATGTGGCAACACT TGAAGACAGGACCGAGTTTTGCTGATGCTGCTGTGACAAGAATTGCTCAGAGCACTAAAGTACTGGCAGAAGGTGGTTATGAGAAGATCTTTCGACAAAATTTTGAGACTGTCCCAGAGGAGcaacttcaaaagacatttgCTTGCTACTTATCTACATCTGCTGGTCCAGTAATGGGAACTCTATTTTTGTCATCAGCGAAGCTTGCATTTTGCAGTGACGATCCTCTTTCATACAAAGTAGGTGACCGGACTGAATGGAGCTATTATAAG GTGATTATTCCGTTACATCAGCTGAAGGCAGTCAATCCATCAACGAGCAAAGTGAAAGCAGCTGAAAAGTACATCCAGGTCGTCTCTGTTGACAACCATGAGTTTTGGTTCATGAGCTTTGTGCACTACGATAGTGCTGTGAAACATCTTCAAGAAGTAGTGCAGCCGCACCCTCAGAGTCAGCCCCAGAGCGCATAA
- the LOC103401963 gene encoding zinc-finger homeodomain protein 2-like isoform X2, translating into MEFDEHEEQDEEMELQAAPPGYASVAASSRPKLGPTGEGAASIVRKRGTAATPNSTTTTTAVSTMVRYRECLKNHAIGIGGHALDGCGEFLAAGDEGTLDALKCAACNCHRNFHRKEPEAELIHHQQGAGGSHHLHHHHHPHQFSSGYYRPPPPPSGYLITSPHARPTLALPAASGGGGGSHSREEEEDVSNPSSSGGGGGGGFGMSKKRHRTKFTQEQKEKMLEFAEKVGWRIQKHEEAAIEEFCEETGVKRHVFKVWMHNNKHTLVFTASSLPV; encoded by the exons atggaatTTGACGAGCACGAAGAGCAAGACGAGGAGATGGAGTTGCAGGCGGCGCCACCAGGTTACGCCTCTGTTGCGGCTAGTTCCAGGCCCAAATTGGGGCCCACCGGCGAGGGGGCTGCCTCCATCGTTCGAAAAAGGGGAACCGCCGCAACACCCAACTCCACCACGACCACCACTGCCGTATCCACCATGGTCAGGTACAGAGAGTGCCTCAAGAACCACGCCATCGGCATCGGCGGCCACGCCCTCGACGGCTGCGGGGAGTTTCTCGCTGCGGGAGACGAGGGCACCCTCGATGCCTTAAAATGCGCCGCCTGCAATTGCCACCGCAACTTCCACCGCAAGGAGCCCGAGGCCGAGTTAATTCATCACCAACAGGGTGCCGGTGGGTCCCACCAccttcaccaccaccaccatccgcACCAATTCTCCTCGGGCTACTATCGCCCACCGCCGCCACCTTCTGGCTATCTGATCACCTCGCCGCATGCAAGGCCGACACTGGCCTTGCCTGCTGCATCAGGCGGCGGCGGAGGGTCTCATAGtagggaagaggaagaggacgTGTCGAATCCGAGTTCGAGCGGCGGTGGAGGCGGAGGAGGATTCGGGATGAGCAAGAAGAGACACCGGACAAAGTTCACGCAGGAGCAGAAGGAGAAGATGCTGGAGTTCGCGGAGAAAGTTGGGTGGAGAATTCAGAAACATGAAGAAGCAGCGATTGAGGAGTTTTGCGAAGAGACCGGAGTGAAGCGCCATGTGTTCAAGGTTTGGATGCACAACAACAAGCACACTCTTG TTTTCACTGCAAGCTCTCTTCCAGTTTGA
- the LOC103401963 gene encoding zinc-finger homeodomain protein 2-like isoform X1 — MEFDEHEEQDEEMELQAAPPGYASVAASSRPKLGPTGEGAASIVRKRGTAATPNSTTTTTAVSTMVRYRECLKNHAIGIGGHALDGCGEFLAAGDEGTLDALKCAACNCHRNFHRKEPEAELIHHQQGAGGSHHLHHHHHPHQFSSGYYRPPPPPSGYLITSPHARPTLALPAASGGGGGSHSREEEEDVSNPSSSGGGGGGGFGMSKKRHRTKFTQEQKEKMLEFAEKVGWRIQKHEEAAIEEFCEETGVKRHVFKVWMHNNKHTLVILAQPSYCINLWTLPAEN, encoded by the exons atggaatTTGACGAGCACGAAGAGCAAGACGAGGAGATGGAGTTGCAGGCGGCGCCACCAGGTTACGCCTCTGTTGCGGCTAGTTCCAGGCCCAAATTGGGGCCCACCGGCGAGGGGGCTGCCTCCATCGTTCGAAAAAGGGGAACCGCCGCAACACCCAACTCCACCACGACCACCACTGCCGTATCCACCATGGTCAGGTACAGAGAGTGCCTCAAGAACCACGCCATCGGCATCGGCGGCCACGCCCTCGACGGCTGCGGGGAGTTTCTCGCTGCGGGAGACGAGGGCACCCTCGATGCCTTAAAATGCGCCGCCTGCAATTGCCACCGCAACTTCCACCGCAAGGAGCCCGAGGCCGAGTTAATTCATCACCAACAGGGTGCCGGTGGGTCCCACCAccttcaccaccaccaccatccgcACCAATTCTCCTCGGGCTACTATCGCCCACCGCCGCCACCTTCTGGCTATCTGATCACCTCGCCGCATGCAAGGCCGACACTGGCCTTGCCTGCTGCATCAGGCGGCGGCGGAGGGTCTCATAGtagggaagaggaagaggacgTGTCGAATCCGAGTTCGAGCGGCGGTGGAGGCGGAGGAGGATTCGGGATGAGCAAGAAGAGACACCGGACAAAGTTCACGCAGGAGCAGAAGGAGAAGATGCTGGAGTTCGCGGAGAAAGTTGGGTGGAGAATTCAGAAACATGAAGAAGCAGCGATTGAGGAGTTTTGCGAAGAGACCGGAGTGAAGCGCCATGTGTTCAAGGTTTGGATGCACAACAACAAGCACACTCTTG tAATTTTGGCTCAACCTTCATACTGCATTAATCTCTGGACGCTTCCAGCTGAAAACTGA